One Coffea eugenioides isolate CCC68of chromosome 2, Ceug_1.0, whole genome shotgun sequence genomic window, ATCAAAAAGTAAGAAATCAATTTGCAATTACAGAAACCATTCTAAATTCCTCTATGAGCAATGTTTAAGTCAGGCATACGCATGGTAACTAAATTCCGTTCTTTGACTCACCAACAAATGTGACATCAGTCTTATGAACCAATCTCTGTGCCCCACCTACCGTAAATCCTGTAAAATTTCCTTCAAACTTTTGTTGATCCATCAGCTTCCTAAAAAATGCAATCAGTTCAGATAAACACTCAATTAATCAAATGGTGGACCTGGTCTACTCCGAACGGTATTTTGATGTAGCAGTCACAATTGAAGACACTCAAAGCACTACTTGTGAAACATGATATAAATGCTTGAAAAGAATGAAAGTCTTTGATCATGTGAGTCCCACAATAATAATACAGATTGGCATGAAGAAGCAAATTTGACATACAAAATTAGATTTCTGAGAGGATTTCTTACACCACATATCAACACAAAAGTGTCTTTTAACACAAGTAATGAGGGGTACTGCATGCATAGAACATTATGTGACTTGAACATCATCTGATATAGTCTCCATGATGCAAATGGAAAATTGTGAATTTCATTATGATCAGATTTACTAAGAGTAAGGTTCAGCAGATCAAGTTCAAGCTCTTCATCTAACTCTACCTGTAAGTGTTTTGTGTCTTAAAAATTACACGCTTTACTCCTCTAGGAATTTTCAAAGAGTCAATGACATGACCTGTAAGAAGCCAATAATCATAAGATAAGCCATCAGTGGTGTCTAAAAACATTAaaccaaacaaatagaaaacaTTTCAGGAAGCAATAAAGCACCTTCTTTAATGCACATAAGACATTGTTGTGTCAGACATTAACAAGAAATGTCAAGGAACCAACTAAGCCTTATTGGATCACTGGAAATGCTTGGGAATCATAATCAAGGCCAATTGTAAAGCAATACATAGCAGATAAATTATCTTCAAAAAAGCAGCCAAAAGATAGAATTAAAACTTGAGCTATCGACGGATATTTTGTACATCCAACAATTCCTTCACTACTATTATAAAACACCTAATGAACAATTAAAGTCGTGTGTAAGATCaaggcattttttttttcgaaagtATTATCTACTTGTTGGGACAAACACTTTGGATGAATAAAAAAGAAGCGAATTGAAAAATTGAGAGAATGTAAATGCATTGCACATGAATGTCATCATCAACAGCAGAGATGCCACAAACGATTGGAATTAGGTCCCATAATGGAATGGTatcaagaaagaaaattttctaatcattTTAATGAACTCTTTATTCAAGAAATTCcctttggtcccaatcacactTTCGCAAAACATAAGCCTTCAACTATGGCTGTTTGAATTCAGAGACAAAAAGATACTTCATAAGCCTTCAAATCTGGTAGCAGCTAATACAACGCGATCATTAATTCCCCATCATCTACGTAACAAGCATAAAATTGGccaattcaataaataaatattgCATTTGTTGCAACCATCTTGCTAATATACACAAAAACATTTGAACTCTAGAAACTAAATGAAGGATTTCACCAAAGAGTTAAGCCTACTAATATGTGGCCATTCTCCCAGATGATGAAATTAGCATTAATTGTACACGCGTAAGATAGGTAGGAATGAGAAAGCAACCATAAGTTCGGTACACGATATAATGTTTTTGAAAAAGGACGCAAAATTACTGGTGCGCAAatcaaaaaagggaaggaaaaaactAAAAGAGTTGTTATAACCAAAAAGAACACGTAGTACTTTAGAAATGCATACCAGTTATATTTACACCATTTGGAGTCTGAACGACCAAAACAGGACCTGTAAAAGAAGTTTAGACAACTTGCTACCAGAAATACTGCAATTTACTACCAAAAATTAGCAAAACAAAGGAACAGAAACTATTAAGGTGAGCTGACAGAGAAGGTTGTTATTGTACCCACAAGAGTTGAGAGGTTGAGGGAATCGACGGTAACCTGGTGAAGTAACTGCTCCGGGAAAATGTGTGAAGGGGAATCAACATGGGTGCCATAATGAGTGCCGATATTGAGAATACCATCCATATAAGGGCCACCACAGATTTCAGTTGTTAAATTCCGAGCACCGGTCACAGAGCCAAAGGTGGCCATGCCATTCCTCATTGTTCGAGAAATATCAATGATGATGCGGTCATCAAAATCTGCAGGGATGGGGGCGGCGGCAGCTGCCACGGCGGGGATGGTGAGGAAACCATTACGTGCTGCTGCCACGATGGCAATTATGTTTTTTGGTTATATTAAACCTCTGCGGTGGCTTCTGAGGAGTGATTCTCCTTAAGTTTTGTAAACCCAGAACCCTTTTGTTgtggggaggggaggggagagGAGAGACTGGGAGATGGTAGGAAAGAAGATAGGGTTTTTAAAGCGAGGTAGCCTAAACAAATATCTCCGGTCATGCCAGATGTGTTGTTGGAATGACGGATGACCGATGCGGATGCGATAATGGTTTGGCGGAAGCAAACGCGGTTCCGGTGGAGACGGCGAATCCAGATGCAGACAACGGAGAGAGGTAAAGACGGAAGTACGGATCCAAGGACTCAGGAAGACTAAAATTTAGGTTCCAGAGCAAATTTTAATTAACAGACAATTTTGCCCCTCTTTAGTTAACAACTGACCATTCCTTgattaaaagaaattttagGCTTCGTTTCGGAGTTGAGGATTTggacagaaaagaaaagaaaagaagagaaagtttaaaagtttttctttattttgtgagtttttaatagggataatttcagatacctctcctgaggtttctgacagtttTACTCccctcccctgtggtttcaaTAATACCACAAACCTCTCTTGTCAGATTGTGTCTGAGGTCCCATTTCTTACGTCATTTGTGCCAAAAAGACTTAAATACCCTCACAAGTTTGCTaatatttcatgattatttgaaaaattttagttAA contains:
- the LOC113762778 gene encoding cyclase-like protein 3, with the translated sequence MRNGMATFGSVTGARNLTTEICGGPYMDGILNIGTHYGTHVDSPSHIFPEQLLHQVTVDSLNLSTLVGPVLVVQTPNGVNITGHVIDSLKIPRGVKRVIFKTQNTYRKLMDQQKFEGNFTGFTVGGAQRLVHKTDVTFVGIDYMSVAVEDQIVGVHKIFLGASRGIIPVENLKLDEVEPGCYTVYCLPLRVLAEAGPARCILVK